The sequence TATGTCCCCGGAAGCAATTCGAGCTATGCAcgcaaagaagggtaagaaaccaaGTTTATCTATGTTTGCTAGTGAATGAGAGGTGGAGCAAGCTATTGATGATGGTGAAACAGTATATGCATTGGTCTCAAGTGAAAGTCCTACAAAGACCATCACAACAAGTCATGAAGATGAAATACTTAAAGAACTATTGCACGAGTTTAAGGATGTTTTCCCCGAAGATGTACCCCCGAGTTTGCCTCTTATTCGTGGAATTGAACATCAAATTGATCTCGTACCAGGTGCTCCCCTTCCTAACAAGGCCGCTTATCGTAGTAATCCCGAGGATACCAAGGAGTTACAACGTCAAATTGAAGAACTCATGGAGTGTGGCTATGTTCGTGAAAGTATGAGCCCTTGTGCCGTTCCCGCATAGCTTATACCTAAAAAGGATGGGACGTGGAGGATGTGCATCGATAGTAGAGCGGTAAATAATATCACTATCAAATATCGCTTTCCTATtccaagacttgatgatatgtTAGATGAGCTTCATGGTTCGGTCATATTTTCAAAAATCGATTTGAGAAGTGGTTATCATCAGATTCGAATGCGTGAAGGTGATGAATGGAAGACCGCGTTCAAaacgaagcatggtttatatGAGTGGTTGGTAATGCCATTCGGTCTCACTAATGCCCCAAGTAcctttatgagattaatgaatgaaGTTTTGAAACCATTCTTGGGACGTTTTGTTGTCGTCTACTTGGACGATATTCTAATTTATAGTAAGAGCATCCAGGAGCATTTTGAACACTTACGGGCATTGTTTGAAACACTTCGAAAACAACAGCTATATGGTAAGGCCGAGAAGTGTACATTCTTGGTAGATAACGTGGTGTTCTTGGGTTATGTTGTCTTGAAAGATGGAGTATCGGTTGATCAAACAAAGATAGAGGCTATTCGTTCTTGGCCAAGTCCTAAAACAGTAACCGAGGTTAGATCTTTTCATGGACTTGCTTCCTTCTATTGACGTTTTATTCGTGATTTTAGTACCGTTACTAGTCCTATTAcggagtgtatgaagaaaggcaCATTCCATTGGAGCGAGGCTGCCCAAGGGGCGTTTGAAACAATTAAAAGGAAGCTATGTGAAGCTCCCGTGTTAGCATTACCCGACTTCTCACAACCTTTTGAAGTCGAATGCGATGCTAGTGGTGTAGGGATTGGAGCTGTTCTTATTCAAAATAAGCGACCCATTGCTTATTTCTCGGAAAAGTTAGGAGGAGCTCGACTTAATTATTCAACCtatgacaaggaattttatgCTATTGTTAGGGCTCTTAATCATTGGAGTAATTATCTTCGTCCTAGTCACTTTATTTTACACTCGGATCATGaatcattaaaacatatacatggGAAACAAAAGTTGAATCCGAGGCATGCTAAGTGGGTTGAATTCCTACAATCATTTTATTTTTCATCAAAGTATAAGGATGGTAAGAGTAACGTTGTGACAGATGCTCTTTCACGCCGTTATTCATTATTATCTACACTCGAAGTTCGTTTGCTAGGTTTTGAGACCTTGAAAGATTACTATATTGAAGATATTTATTTTGGAAAGATTTACAAGGAATGTCAAGATGGTTCATTCAAAGAATTCGTGATTCAAGACGGATTCCTCTTCAAAGGTAATCTTCTTTGTGTACCTAAGCATTCAGTTCGTGAATTATTGGTGCGTGAAGCACATGGAGGTGGGTTAGCTGGTCATTTTGGTGTGCAAAAGACATTGGATGTATTGAAGGAACATTTTCATTGGCCAAAGATGCAAGGAGATGTATACAACATTGTGAGCAAGTGTGTGACTTGTCATCTTATGAAAAGCAAGTTCAAGCCCGGAGAATACACCCCATTGCCAATTCCAATTAGACCATGGGAAGATATGtcgatggatttcattgttgctttgcCTTGCACTCAACGAGGTAAGGATGCTATCATGGTAGTAGTTGATCGTTTCTCCAAGATGGCGCATTTTGTGGCTTGTAACAAGGCGGATGACGCAAGCAATGTGGCTGATTTGTATTACAAGGAGATCGTTCGTCTACATGGAATACCAAAGACAATAGTTTTTGATCGTGATTCAAAATTTTTGAGTTACTTTTGGAACACGTTATGGAGGAAGGTTGGAACAAAGCTCTTGTTTAGTACTTCACACCATCCTCAAACATATGGGCAAACGAAAGTTACTAATCGTATTCTTGGAACTATTTTGCGAGGATTGGTAAGCAAGACTCAAAAGGATTGGGATTTAAAATTATCACATGCCGAGTTCGCTTACAATCGTTCTCCCACGTTTGCAACAACTCACTCTCCATTTGAGGTTGTTTATGGTTTGAATCCTTACTTACCGTTAGACTTGATACCGTTACCTAAAGATGAATTGGTGCATAAGGATGCGGAGTCAAAATTGAAGTCTATGATCAAGTTGCATGAACAGGTAAGGGAACGGATCAAAACCGTTAATGAGGCTTACAAGAAGAAATCAAACAAAAATAGGAAGCCAAGGTTTTTTAATCTAGGAGAtttggtatggttacatttgaggAAAGAAAGGTTCCCTAGCAAGAGGAAGAACAAATTAATGCCAAGGGCCGAGGGACCTTACAAAGTGATCGAGAAAGTGAATGATAATGCATACAAGATCGAACTTTTAGGAGACTATGGAGTACATGCTACATTTAATGTCGGGGATCTATCTCCATACCTTGACGATGATGGGATTtctgaattgaggacaattcctttcaaagggggaggggatgatacgATATTGATTGCTGAGGAAGTTAACTTAGATTTGGAGCAGTTAAATGAAACAGTCCCGCGGATTTTTCAGATCCATCAGCTATTTGGTGCCAAGTCCGAGTCAGCCAAAGGAGTCGTGTGTTTACTTGGGCTCCAAGTATAGTCTTACCTTGGACGCCAAGCAACAAAGACCGAGTGTGGAGAAGCAAGGAAACGTGCATAGGCAAGCACAAAGTCGGTTGCCATATCTTTCCTTATTTAAGTTTTCCTAATTAGTAGTCTATccggttttaggaaagtttccaattttcttaaaatatggtttagttaattatttccttgttgttattttctttaattattttcCCTAAAAGTATTAGGATTATAATAAGGCAAATTAGCCATAGCCTATGTCGAGTAAGATTAGGGAAGTCGATTGTTTCCTTAAGTCCTCTAGGAGTCGGTCTagcttagtataaatagggagctaTTGTATCCTTATTTCACATCCAAGAATTATCAATAAACTTGCAAAGTTTCGTTTACATTGTGTAAGCATAGGTTCGACGAGTTTCGTTCCGAATttcgttattgtttgacgcgttttcgaacattaacacgagttataatcaataggtcttgattataattcaccattggttgagctataggtctagctcaagcaaatatccttttattttcttgtttcgtttatattataaaaacacataaaaattactaaGTTCTCGTTCTGAATCAGACAGTTCAATAAACCGTTCAAATCATATAAGATCGACAATCAGACAGTTCTCAGCACTGTCTAGTTTTATTAATCCCGCTGCAACTCTAATGAATATTATTCATTTGAGTAATTTTCGTATCACTTGGCGCGTAGGTGGCATGTCCACAGCTTCTCTCATTTCTTCAATTTTATTCACTTAAATCACAACAAAACATCAATTCCTTCATCATTTTTCAAGATTTGTTCATCATTAATCATCACCAGGTAAGTATTCCTCTTATTTGTCTTTGTTTTCATCCATTATAACCAATTTAATCAAGTTTATCAAAACCTAACTCAAATTGGAGGAAATTGATTTTGTGCTTATTTTTGCTAGAAATTGGTTAGATTATGTTCTATTAATGTTTATAGGATGAATTAGTTCGCTAATTTGTTCTATTATACTTGTTTGGATggattttggtttgccttaagatgaatttttgtcttaaaatttcagaAAATGGCACCAAGAAGAGCTCATACCCAAGGTGCTTCAAAGATAAGAGGTGACGCGGAATCCTCCCGGGCTGCGGAGGATGTTCAAATGCAAGAAGTGCTGGAGTGGCATGATCCTACCTTTCCCCGAATCATCTTCAATTGTAAGAAACAATGGGATAATTAGGTCATCTTACGCAACAAAGGTATGAAAGCCACTAAGTTTATCAATCAAGCTTCTTTAAAGAATATTAGAATTGAGAAAAGTGTTAAGAATTTGTTTAAGAACCTTGATATAAAAGCTTATTACAATATGAATTCCAAAACCTTTCCCGAACTCACCCatgagttcttgagttctttcGAGTTTCACAAATAAAAAAAGCAAGGTTTTGTTCATTTTGTAAGTTTTCGGTTGTTTAACAATGATTTTCGTTTGGATTTAGTGGATTTTGCCGCTATTTTTGAATTAAAACATGAAGGCTTGCATGTGGACTCACTCAATGATTACACCCCCAAATTGACTTGGGAAGCCATTTCTCACTACCCATTTAATGCTTGGGATCATGTCCCTCACCAATTTATACACTACCCTAAGATACGtatttggcaaaggtttatggggtGGACTTTCTTTGGGAGAAACGAGCCTCACTCGGTGAGGAGTATTGAGGTTGAAATTTTGGGTGCCTTTCTTAATGTGAATGGTGATGAAAAGTGGGGGATCAATATTCCCTACAACTTTGCAAACCACTTGACCAAGCAAtataatgctaaaaatagttcAATTGTCATGGGTGGGTTGGTTACTCGAATTGCACATCACTTATACCATTTTAACCAAGAGACCACCGACTTGAGACCTTTGGTTAGTAAGGAAAAGGGGGATGGACTTGACTACTAATATTTCCTATCTTGTAATTGGTTTAGGAATTCTCATCCATACATGGTTTGGAAGATTGGTGGTCATAATTCTATTAGACTATCGAAAGAGAAAAAAGAACTAAAGGCCTTAGTCCATACCAAACCCCGTAGTGGGAATGCCCCCTTTACTCGACCCACTTACCACTTGCCTCATAGAGAAGAGACACCTACCACCGTTGAGCACCGTGCAAGAGGTGAACCATCTCAAGCACACTATTCTACTTCTAGCTTAGATATGACGGGCATAATGCGTGATCTTAGTCTTAATATTAATGTTATTCGTGATGATCAAAGACTTGCATTGCATCCAATTTATGACcattttgctaggcaaggagtGATCCGACCTGAGGAACCGCACCCATCATTTTATAACTATCCCccgggtggatttcctcctcctcctcctcctcctcctcctcctcctcctcctcctcccccttcTAACCATGATGCATGTACTTATACTACTTATGCTCGCGGTCCggatttttgtggttcggattatggagtTGAGGCATTTAATGGAGGATATGGTGGTGGCTATGGTGGTTATAGTAGCTATGGAGATGGACTTGGAAGTGGGCAAAATATTGGTGAATATGTCACTCCTCTCCAAAGTGATGAACCAAGTGGAAGTGGTGAAGCATCCAGAAGTGGTAGTGGTAAGAAGAAAGGTAGGAATGGGTTcaacttttggcccttttcttgaatgaatgatgaaaggaagagtcccccgtatacatactagcttggggagaggctagctagtctagtaagttttctttgctttgcactttagtttattttctcgtaacccattaaatatgaccccttgtccttcttgtttatgtgctttgagcgATTTTTTTGGTTTAGTTGGGTGATTTATATGtgggcacattgaggacaatattgtgtttagcttgggaggggggaggggggggggggattgcatttgcattgtAGTATAGTTTGCATGTAGAAAAATCTGAAAATTTTAAGAAATTTGTGTGTTTTTGCTTGCTTATAGCCTACTTTCCCTCTTGTttatcctaatgatagcttatagctaatgatttattcttatttgatgagataattgctacatggggatgtcttgacatagtaggtgggagatgaaaaatgaaccgaataggcttgatcttgactattggcaagttataaaattggtaaggtagaacctccttagaccgatgcatccatatccggtctctcttaggtgagtgtaggtctccttatggtgtgtgtttcatcaaaacgcacaagtacgGTCTTGATTTCATCCCtttataagcatgcattcatttgttgttagcattttggagccattcacatgattaaatttgcctttttgaacttcttcacaaaatttatccctagctacatataaaaattgcctaccttgttgagctagtaactttgattagttgtgtttgggtgctcattgggGATTTGTTCTATCTTGAAATATCATTGTAAGCTTGGTCTTAATGTTCTTGGAGAAAAGATatgggaaaagaaaaaaaaatgaaagaataaaaaaaaacgaaaaaatgatgaaaaaaaatgaattgaaaagatgagtgtagatacctcatttctgcacctcccacaagccacctggtgatgattgggccgcatgtttggtacgcggaacgatttatgacaattcgtaagtttatcgtcaagtgatagctcaaacacttgtgtctacctcatagtcgtcatctacgcgccgatacggtcgttttgacagtaattagagtacatttggagtccgggtcaaaaaccgtcttcattttctaataaccgtttaaaatgccgagtcagaatattctggaatgttccagatatttctattccatattttcaatcttttaatctctttggcaaattatatcccggaaatattatataaaatattaaggaaattgagatcaaaccgcaattccataatagaaacgcggaaatctttcttccgcgggaggaaaccactgctgcgcctcttcctcagttcctttctgcgtattttcaaatcttttcgagattcacttccaaagtttctccgaaaccctaattccttcgtgcgattagtataaatagggaccttcgtccttcatatttctcacgcgagtgtccgtccttctcttctccctttgcattctaagaccacgctcttgctttttggcgtctatgtgcttgaactttcgacaacgtaagctcggatctttcttagtaccagcctcattttgcatgaccgaagaatttgaccaactccacatcaatcaactttaatcaatcttgttcgttttcctcttagagggcactttcgtcgtacattcgagtcgagcatcactaaacgttaacttatttaatctcattttgtcaaacatgtaagtctgagggcgtaaatcccttcttttattattgtactttatttttgtaatcattattgtaaggtttacgtcgaaaacacattcaaaaccgatttataaaaccttgttttaaaccttttttacggattaacaggagacaaacgtcgagaaaggacgcagcaactggtgcgcttcttcgaagggacgcagcatctGATGCGCCACTTCATGAgattgccgcagttcctgcttcctttctttatccttcgtcttttgttcgtctgtttgtttggttttcaattgttcatgttcattaacacgataatttttAACATAACAATTTTAACAGGTAAATCATCAATTTTTAATTtatcttttaaatcccgacttaaatccctcataattcatatttgcgggttttcgtcattgaaatcaattcgggtttttagaggtttgattcatcaatattgagtctctgaaattcattcactgatatattttcatctgtttattatcattgacatcattagttcgtcattaataacctaattaatttgattagtttgttaatttgtatcattaatcCCGTAATTAACCACTGTATTGATTtgtcctaattaattttatgcatgttttattgtttttatgacccaatcatatgtaaataatatgttaaatcacttctatccgagtcaaatgtccataatcgatccttaaatcactaataaatattaacaatttgcaattccggcttcacagccagaattgaactcaggaacagacacagcgtttgctgcgcctcttccaaaggacgcagctctgctgcgcctgttccgggttgaggtatgcatataatcgacaacatatcgagtatagacaacttccctaatcattagtagaggccgctatcaaggcaggcgtgattaggtgttcgatcaaaagagcttcctaatacgtaccctcaccccttactccagatctctgtgaacatccgtgttcattggcatccacgagagtcattctagacatagaatgctaagggtaacaagttcttggtgttcatgtcactactttgtgtcttgacataacGCGaaatattcgaacggtttccaattttccacaataaattggtgtcgactccacaaatgcaaagcttgctcgtttttcaccgagcgacccccgtgggcccgcgtccacagtttggcgactctactggggattaatacacttacatgtagctagggtgaaacttgaacaaggttagggaatagtttgtacaagacagttgttggttttcataactcggtcttcctagaccgtttattcggccttcttaaggcccaacccaacccattcgaccaatcgtcgcGTCTAggcggtccaaattcttatttgggcctaaggatggatagcgattgacgtcaaccataccatggtacttactcttgtttgtatcaaggactttcactacttgaggaaatggactaggaatcggccttactcctgtttggtacgagcctctccacagaccccgggtttgattgttcggtatggcaacccaccttttaaaccaaaatccttttaaatgcacttaacatcccgttataatgcctgtataagtgcctgtattatatgtgatcaccatttctaaacaaaaccatggccaattttgtaaaaaatcaaaacctctttcaaaatgtaaaattttcgaaatagtccaatattagcgcaaaaccagtcaaaacgctgtccaattgtcgagtcaaaattcgggactcaaagcccatttcaaaacctcacttcgagtccactcctacaactacactatacttgactaggaccaacatttccaaaccttttcatttcttcaaacctcgcttgacacaagtggcacactcccacttcacaagtcaaacctttttttttagtaagtgtgctagaatggtcggttgtgttttgattcatcgtcgatctcttatccagctTTCAAGATGCCtagaactagtcacgcaagtgtcaatggacaaccaccgaatggtaatgatctaatcctagccacgctcgctcgtctccaaactagccaagaccTAGTGAACGATCGCCTGAACACGATCGAGAGTCGAATTGTTCCTGTAGTAACTAGGTTGCCTCCTACAGAAAATGAAATACTCCATGAAGTTGtgaatgacttcgtgaatgaaaatcctccaccttttgtgggaacacaagaggtcaaccctcccatagatccgactgcagctgagagacgactccaatacttggaagaacaactgatgtatctcaaaggggacgatatctatagggaaaacaatcgcaaatatgaggccgtaagttccaaattgccaaccaacttcaacatgatggatatcccgaaattcaaggggcatgaaaaccctttgaaccatatctgtgctttcaaggattacatgtctatcaaaggcattaaacccgagatgttcttaggGATCTTTCCTTCagctcttgacaccatcccgaaacaATGGTTTTATTCTCTAGAGTACAAGAATATTGtcacttgggatgatgccgcgatcgagtttgctaagcaatatgcggataatgccgagatccaagtcaatatgcgcaccttagaggttcttacccaaaatgataaagaaggcttcaccgacttcctaagtaggtggaggaagactagtacccaacttgtcgaacgtccagatgaagctaccctcgtggagaaattcgtggacaatttatagcccatttatgcaagtcatttgaggtaccaaaacattaagaccttcaaggacttaaccgtactaggaacaaggatcgaagatgacatccgtaaagggttcttgtccaaaacggtaggtcgtggatatcaaggttcaacaagtcattcttacggcgctactagcaagactgatgaagttaaccttctcgaaccatcaaagaagagtatTCCACAAAGAAATTTCACAAacattggggatacatactccaatgctctaaagagactgatgaaacagggtaaacttcaacccataggccctacacctgaaccagaaaagaaatccaagtcctgggacgagaattcgtactgggAATATCacagaggtaagggacatgacacaaaaaaatgctacaagctaaaacatgtacttcaagagatgattgaagacggtcgcctaccaataccgcctggaggcaagCCTAATAATACTCAGAATcatcttggaattctgatgattacaagtgaaaaatctaccttagattgttcacacctcatttctccagtcaaagatgagatctatgcaatagaagaagaagggaattactctaccatttcccctaccatcaccgactttatagcatgggcaaagagtgtggataggcaagtttcagaattagaaagtgtagtggcaaccctacgtgatccaaatgcaacacccaaagaacgtgcaccactaagTCTCTCTAaatacaatgcaagaagtagtagccgtggttgatgaattaattgaccaaattatccaattggaggc is a genomic window of Silene latifolia isolate original U9 population unplaced genomic scaffold, ASM4854445v1 scaffold_62:4597612-6569265, whole genome shotgun sequence containing:
- the LOC141639938 gene encoding uncharacterized protein LOC141639938 codes for the protein MVHPKPYNLHWLDDGSKVKVTRQIRVGFTMGSYKDEVLCDVIPMDACHILLGRPWQFDRNVNHNGRSNEYSLLVNGKKIVLRPMSPEAIRAMHAKKVYALVSSESPTKTITTSHEDEILKELLHEFKDVFPEDVPPSLPLIRGIEHQIDLVPGAPLPNKAAYRSNPEDTKELQRQIEELMECGYVRESMSPCAVPA